Sequence from the Phosphitispora fastidiosa genome:
ACGCCCTATTGGCAAGCAAATTCGGGGAAAAGTCAGGTCGGGAAATAACCGACTATGTTTTCAGCAAAAAAGACAGTTTTGATTATTTGCCGGACAGGTCCTGGCAGATTAATAACCAGCAGATTAAAGTAGGTTCCTTGTCAGGAGAAGCGTGGATATATATTCTTATTTATCTTCCGGGGGTGTAATATGTTCAAGCGGATAACCTGTCTGGCAGTCTTTTTACTCATGAGTATGCTTTTTACCGGGCCGTCCCTTGCCGGGGAGTATATCAGGTACATTCCTCCCCCGGCGCCTCCGGCGCAGATCGTAGGCTGTATTACAGATGATAATGATTTCTTGGGATGGGGATATTTTGTGACCATTCTTCCAGATGTGAAGCCGGAATTCTCTTCGATTAGGTTAATAAGATACCCTCAGGATGAACATATGCTGGTCTGGGGCGAGGAACACGGGGATTGTATTAACGGAGTCTACCGGTATTTGGGAATCAACAGATTTAAAGAATATATCACTAATATAAACTGGCCTTATGATGTGCCGGTGAATCCCGGGGCAATGCTGGATGACAACAATTGGATAGCTAATCCCTGGGCAAGCGGCAAGGTGGCCGATAAACTCAAACAAAGAGGAGAACCCCCCATTCATAAAAGTCCCTGGGATGGCGATACCAGGTTTCTTCCCAACATCGTCAAAGGCCTGCAGGCAAAACACACGGCTGAATT
This genomic interval carries:
- a CDS encoding Athe_2463 domain-containing protein encodes the protein MFKRITCLAVFLLMSMLFTGPSLAGEYIRYIPPPAPPAQIVGCITDDNDFLGWGYFVTILPDVKPEFSSIRLIRYPQDEHMLVWGEEHGDCINGVYRYLGINRFKEYITNINWPYDVPVNPGAMLDDNNWIANPWASGKVADKLKQRGEPPIHKSPWDGDTRFLPNIVKGLQAKHTAEFRSAPELTWTDYVHILQPPTYYGWGVGRAWHIKNGEIL